From the Lathyrus oleraceus cultivar Zhongwan6 chromosome 3, CAAS_Psat_ZW6_1.0, whole genome shotgun sequence genome, the window ccAAATGGGATCAAAGTTCAACCCAAGAATGAACTGGAGAGAAACGGTCAAAGAGGACTTCCACCATTGAAGAAATAAACTCAATCAGGGattaattccatccagataatgaactggagAGGGAAACTAAAGCAAAAATCTTCCACGGGGATTAACCTcagtggggaattagaaaggataaactctttctgaTTAAGGTTGACACTCTATTGGAGAGAAGACGCACACACTCGGTGGGGAGAAAAGTTCTAGAGAGCGGGGGAAAGCATTGAGAAATTCAAAATATGAAAATAAACATCATGATATTATGCACATGCgtatgattatgctgacaaaagAAGCACAAAAGGTGTGAAACTGATAACACAGTACAACCAaatactcggctaatctcaacaagatggagaTGTTGATAGAGATTCATTAGAGATTCTACCATTCTTGCAGTATGATGTTGGGGAGACTGCTATACATGCAACAAAAGAAAATTCCGACCTGGGGAAGTAACTGAATTTCATTCTTcaggatcttaccatccttgggatTGCCATTAACATTCTTCTTTTGTATTCACAAGTCAAGGAAAATACATatcttttttttaaaattttcaaaaaatatgataatttagatattttttgtttaaaaaattatcataaaaaattaaatgaaatttcATAAACTGAAACAAAATAAGAATAGCAAACAAATAGGAAAAATGCTCAAATTgtattgatagaatggtagtccgcaaatggcgtgACTCCATAGATCATTAAAAATTTggaaaatggtaaatacatggaaatggctacattgaaatacaatgaccattattctccctaacaactttgaatttCGCTATGCGCTGGACTTCGGTCGAGGATGACTGAATAGGAACCTGTGATAGGCATTATTGCTTCAAACGATCAAGTCTGACCTGATGCTgttacttgccataatccatAACTTTTGTCTAGATTACCTTTTCGGgctcaatctaccgggataatcactttgtatttatgtctctaattttttcctggaccgccctttcaggttttcaatccaccgagacgctcatttttgcctaagtcgtcctttcgggttttcaacttagcgagttgctcttttatttttctaggcgaagtatttcttaactgcatcaacattcataggacgagggagctcctcaccatccatagttgtaagaatcaatgcaccaccggagaaagctctcttaacaacatattGACCTTTAaaattaggagtccactttcccctagaatcagtgttgaaagacaagatcttcttgagcacaaggtcacctcttctgaatacacgaggtcgaaccttcttgtcaaatgctttcttcattctcttttgatataattgGTCATGACACAAGGTCGTCAtccttttctcttcaatcaaattcaattgatcatatatgttttgacaccattcagcctcaaaCAAATttgcttccatcaagactcgcatttATGGGATCTCACCCTCTACAGAGAGCACTGTTTCCATGTcatacacaagagagaaatgggttgcccctgttgaagtgcggacagataTACGGTATCCGTGGAAAGCGAAAATGAGCATCTAGTgtcaatccttatatgtcacaaccatcttctggataatcttcttaatgttcttattcacagcttcaacaacctcattcatcttgggtctgtaaggagaagagttatgatgttcaatcttgaaatcgtcacaaagctctttcatcatcttattattcaagttcgactcattatcagtaatgatcttactgGGAACACCATATCGACCAACAATCTGATTCTTGATAGATCGGACCAtaacctgcttggtcacattagcaaaagatgttgcttcaacccatttagtgaagtaatcaatggctacaGGATGAAACGATCTacattcgaagctttgggttcaatcatatcaattccccacatggagaaagacCATGGGGATGAAATACCATTGAGAAGCATTtgaggcacatgaatcttattagcataaatttgacatttatgacacttcttcacatatttacaacaatcgggttccattgtcagtcaatagtaacATGTCCTTAGCATCTTTTTAACCATTTTGTGTCTATTGACATGAGTGGCAAAAGATCCTTCATGAAtttcttgcattaacatgtcttATTTGTGTCTATGCACGCATCTAAGTAAGACCATGccaaaatttctcttgtacaacacatcttcATTCAGAAAGAAATTCTCAATCAGTCTTCTCAAAATCTTCTTATCTTTGCTGAATGCCCCAATCTTATCTTTGCTAAACACCACAAACAATATTCATAACAAAACACAATTTCTAAAGGTTGTTCACAACTATTCTAAATCGAACAAATACTCAAAACCAAGGCGTAACCCATTACAAATTCAGTCAAAAACACCCGATAAAAAAAGCTCAAGCATTTTATCACACTTAATCAATAACATCTcataaattaatttttataaataaataaaattacaATTAAAAAAAAAGTCATTGGACTATCGTGACCATTGGATTATTAACTGCATGACTGCATGCAACATACATCAAATCAAAATCCTTCAAAAGCAGGGAGTAACTCTAATGACCAATGTCTATATCCACTCATTTCACTCGTActttcacacacacacacacatatgcCAATAATAACGACAACACCCTCTGACAAAACTCATCTCAATACGCCAAACCAAAGCCAATTGCTTTTTCTTCTTTACTCACTTTTTTACTAATACAAAATTAATTGCATATTATCAGAAGCTGTATTATTGTTGTTGCATTTGGAGACAAAATAGCGATAAGCACCAACTTTTTTCTTCCTTGAACCAGAGTTATCAACTGTGAGTACTATTATGCCTCCTTCTTTTGATGTAAATGAACTCTCAATTACTTCCTCTGAAGCATCAACTTTCCTTGCCTTATCAACTGCTATTGTGTAGCTCCTTTCTGCATTTGGGACAAATTCAGCACTGTATTGTACTTCCCAGCCTCCAACTACAATCTCCCACTTGATTGTTGCACCACTCTATTCAACAAATACCAACTAATTAACAAAAATATAATTCACTAGCCATTATAGATTATGAAATACACATGAAACACGATCCTGACACGACAACACTTCTCAACAAAACGTATCCGTATCAGTGTGGGCACTGATACGGTCACACTTTGTTTAGAAGTGTCAGTGCTAGATAGCTCATAATTGTTACCTCGACTCCTTCTATTTGTATGTTCACTTTTTCTCCTCCTTTAACAGTGAACTCAGAAGCTGGTTTTGGGGGACCATTTTGAAAATCATTAGGTCGACTCAATCCTCCATATTGAACAGGAATATTCTCAGGCCTTATGAATCTGAACAAAAAAAGACAAACAAAATCAAATAAATTCAAGATTGAATCATGATAAAAGAGAACACAAATTGTCTAAAATTGCATATACTATTATTGATGTGTTAGAGACATACTTGTAGAGTGTTTCTGTTGCATTTCCTTCCTTAGAGATCACAAACTTGCTCTTAGTTCTTTGAGTCAGAAACGGACAGTAAATTGAATACAACATGCTAAAATACCATGGCACATTGATGAATATCTGAAACCAATAAATTGAACACAAAAAAAAGAACAATTCATATTTCATTTCATTCCAAATAAAAACAACAAAATCACATTAAAATCAATGTCAACAAACAAGGTACTACCTTATGAGCAACCATTTCAGGATAATTATCCTGGAACAGTGTGAGAATTTCATTGGAAACAGTCCTTAGCTCTTTCCTAGGCATATCCTTTAGATCAGTAACTTGAATCAAAGAGTTAACCCCACCAGGCTTAAAGTTCAAAAGCTTGATTCCTCTCTCAAGAACTTGAACCCTCCATCTCAAAAACCTCTTGAGCTTCTCTCCATCACCAAAAATCCTCTCATACAAATCCTTATCCTTAAACACAACATAATGATTGTAACACACAGGGTGTCCTTTTCTATCATAACCATGAGTGTAAGTAACAACACCTTCAAGCTCCTTGAATCCCAGTTCCTCATCCAGAATATTCTCAGCACCAAACTCTT encodes:
- the LOC127127387 gene encoding patellin-6, whose product is MAKNHLGLSQFPHSSSMDHSSSSTSIITSSTPFLETPKQPSPKPHKKTIVTTLMEAANFTSSSFKEDTYFVSHLKSSEKKALQELKKKLSASKEINNNASMWGVSLLNGNDAASADVVLLKFLRARDFRVSDAYTMLVRSLAWRKEFGAENILDEELGFKELEGVVTYTHGYDRKGHPVCYNHYVVFKDKDLYERIFGDGEKLKRFLRWRVQVLERGIKLLNFKPGGVNSLIQVTDLKDMPRKELRTVSNEILTLFQDNYPEMVAHKIFINVPWYFSMLYSIYCPFLTQRTKSKFVISKEGNATETLYKFIRPENIPVQYGGLSRPNDFQNGPPKPASEFTVKGGEKVNIQIEGVESGATIKWEIVVGGWEVQYSAEFVPNAERSYTIAVDKARKVDASEEVIESSFTSKEGGIIVLTVDNSGSRKKKVGAYRYFVSKCNNNNTASDNMQLILY